From the genome of Desulfobotulus pelophilus:
CATTCTCATGAACCCTTGCAGCAATGGTTTGTATGCTGGATTTTTTAACAGATACGAATAAGACCGAAACCCTCTCGATAAAGCATCCGCTGTTTCAGATATGATCACACCGATCAGATATTTTTATCTGCGTCGAGTGGGAAATGAACTTTTTAATAACTCTTTGATGGACTCGTAAAATTTCTTGCTTCAGATTTTCAGTAATAACAAGATCAGCCTGTGTAGCCCTGAAAAATGGCGTTTGTGGATTTTTTGCGAGACTACAATTGTAATGTCATATGTTTATATTTCTGATGGAGGTCGGGTGAATGAAGCGGATAATCAGAAATTCTTTAATTGTTACAGCATCATGTATGGTTTTGTGGTTTCCGGGTGTTTTTTTTGGACTTTCCATGGTGTTGACGCACATGGTGCCGGACAGATTGTCTCATTTTCTGGGCCGGATCGTGAGCATTGAGCAGATCCGTGTGAATCCTTTTACCCTTTCTGTAACGGTGCGGAAATTTGAGATCAGGGAAAAAGACGGGAGAGACTCCTTTGTTTCTTTTGATCGTTTTTATGTTAATGCGGAAATTCTTTCTTTGATTCAGCGTGGCCTGATTTTAAAGGCTGTGGAACTGGATAAACCCGAAATTTATCTGACTCGTTTTTCGGATATGACATTTAATTTTTCAGATATTCTTGCGGGCATTCAAAGTGCTGCACCGGCGGATGCAGAAGTTGACAAAACAGGTTCTGAATACCCACCCAGCTCCTTTCACTTTACCGTGCAGGATATTCGAATTGTGGATGGACGTATTGAATACAGAGATCTTCCTGCGGACAAGACGCATCGATTTGATCCCATTAACTGGCACTTGCCCCTGATTTCCAATACAGAGCACCACAGGGATATTTTTTCAGAGCCTGCCCTACGCTTTGCTCTGGATGGCGCCCAGATCTTTGTTAATGTGTGGACAAAGCCCTTTAAAGACACCATGGAAACGTTTGTGGAACTTGGAGTGTCCGGTCTGTCCCTTCCCATGTATGCGTCATATCTTCCAGAGGATCAGGTGAGTTTTATGCTTGAAAAAGGCACTCTGGATCTTACGGGCCAAGTGTCCTTTCGTATGGAGGAAAACCCGGTAGTGGAGGTGCAGGGGGATCTGATTCTTTCGGATATACATGTGATGGATAAGGCAGGTGAAGATATTTTTATGCTGCCCCGGCTGGAGTTGAGTCTTAACCCATCTCCAGTTCTCGAAAACCGTCTGCACATTGATACGCTTTTGATTCAGTCCCCCGGTCTTTTTGTTCAGCGCAGGGAAGATGGCAGCATCAGCCTGAATGATCTGATACCGGCTCCGGTTGATGCAGCTGATACATCCATTTCGGAAAAGATGGTTGCAGAAGATGAAAAAAATAAGGAAATCAGTGATGAAAGTGGCTTTTGGGTGGAGGTGGACAACTTTATTCTGGATGATGGCAGACTGCAATTCATGGATTTTGCAGTGCAGGCCGGAGGCAGTAACCCCACCCAGTTTTCTGTGCTAACGGATATTTATCCCCTGCAACTTGAGATATCTCCTTTTACCACGGTTCCTGACCATGCTTCTGTTTTTGATTTCAGTGCAGGTCTGAATGGGTCGGCCCAGCTTGCCATAAAAGGAGAGGTGCAGCTGACTCCCCTTTCCCTTGCAAGCGATCTTGTTTTGTCGGATTTTGCCCTTATCTGGCTGCAGCCTTATCTGCCTGAGAATATCCAGCTGGTGATCCGTGACGGAATGGCTTCTGCCGGAGCCAGTATTGCCTTTGCCATGGAGGAAAACAGTGGTTTTTCCCTTTCCCTTGAGTCTGATACGGCAATACTTGCCTTTAGCTCTGAGGATGCTCTGGAAGGAAATTCTTTTCTGGGCTGGGATGCTTTGACTGTTCAGGGTATCCGGGTGGATATGCATCCATTGCGTGTGGATGTGGATGAAATCGCCTTCAAAGGTATGTATGCCAGCCTTGCAGTGCTGGAAGACGGTGGCATGAACCTTGATAATATTTTCATCAGGGAGGAACAGGAGGAAGACGCTGCCGTAAAAAAAGAAAAAGCCGATGAATCAGGCGGCCCTGTTTTTCTCCGCATCGGTGCCTTTGTAATGGATGATTCAGATTTCCGTTTTACAGACCGCCGTGTACTGCCCCATTACGATACCCGTCTGAACCTTGGGAATCTTCGCATTGCGGGCCTGACCTCCGAGGATTTCAGGGCTGCGGATGTTCATGCGAAGGGGCTGATTGACGGGTATGCTCCTTTGAAAATTACCGGCTCCATGAATCCTTTGAGTGAAAATCTTTTTGTGAATCTGGATTTCAGCCTTGGCAATCTGGAGATGGTGCCCTTTTCTCCGTATACGGGAAAATTTATAGGAAGGGCCATTGAGAAGGGCAAGTTACATCTTGATGTGAAATATCATATAGAAAATCAAAGGATTACAGCAGATAATCATCTTCTTTTAGATCAGTTCACCCTTGGCAGAAGGGTGCCAGGTCCCGACGCCATGAACCTGCCTGTGGGACTTGCCATCTCCCTTCTCAAGGACAGGCATGGCAAAATAGAAATTGACCTGCCCGTCTCAGGGAGAACCGATGATCCGGAATTTGCCTGGGGAAAGCTTGTACTGAGAACCCTTCAGAATCTCATTGTGCGGGCGGCAGCTTCACCGTTTTCTCTGGTGGCATCTCTGGTGGGCGGTGGCGAGGAAATGCAGTTCATTGAATTTGAACCCGGAACTGCGGATCTGGATGAGACAGCCCATGGCAAACTTCTGTCCATCCGGACCCTTCTTTATGAAAGACCGGGCCTGAGGATGGAGATTTTAGGATACGCAGATGAAAAAAATGATACCCGTGCCCTGGCGAAACAGAATCTGGAGAGAAGAATCCGGATGCGTGCATCCGCAGAGGGTGTGATTTCTGATAAAGGTGATATGAATGCTGAAACAAGACATGATTATCTGAAGATACTGTATCAGGATGCCATGGCTGCCCGAGGGGATGAAAGTCCCGAAGCCAGTAAAGATGCGGAGCTGTCCGTTGAAGAAATGGAAGAGGTTTTGCTGGAGGGGTGGGATATCCGGACGGCTGATCTTTACCGCCTTGCCATGGAAAGGGCCGGTGCCGTCAGAGCCTATATCCTTGATGACGAGAGAATTGACGCGCAGCGGGTTTTTTTCAGGGAATCTTCCCAACCCCTGAAAACAGGCGATGATTTCGTAAGGGCCGGTCGGGTGGAGCTGGGGCTGCAGTAGGGCTTTACAGAATTATCATGCAGGTTTCAGTGGGTCTGACGTGAGAGCTCATCAATTATCATACGATGCACATGAAGGGCTGTCTGCGGATCGCTGGATTCCATTCTGCGGAGGGCTGTGGAAGTTAAAAAGGACAGATGCGCATCGGTTTCCGCCACATAGGAGAGCGGACTGATCCATGAATCATAGGCTGCGAACTCGGCAAAGAAGGTGCCGGGTTCCAGTGCCCGCAGCGCCGTGTGTTTCCCTTCTGCTGTGACTTCATATTCCCTGATCAGTCCTTCTTTGACAAAAACCATGGATTTCACCGGGTACCCGGATCTGAATATGACTGACCGGGCTTCAAATTTTTTATGGTCCATAAAAGGATTCATTTTTTCCATTAATGCTTCCACCTTTTCCTGACGGGCAAGGTGGGCAAGCAGATCGTCGGCAACGGCATCAAAAAGGGATTCTTTTATACTGTCCCCGTAAAGGTTGTTCAGGTTGGCATTCATTTCAATCTCTTCGAGAATTCTGTCTTCACTCCATTCCAGTGCCTTGTTTCTATTTTCAAAAAACTTACTATTTTTTTCTGTTTTGTTGTCTGTACCATGGAGGATCAGTTCTTTGAAACGGGGAGATACTCCGGAAAAAAGTACTGCAATTCCGGAACCGTCGATTTTTTGGAAAAGCCGTAAAAAACTGTTGATGGCAGAAATATCAAAACCTGTTACCCCTTCAAAACTGATGAGAACAAAACGGGTATCCTGATTTTCTGTTTTTTTCATTATGGCAGTGGTCAGCGTACTGACGGAACCGAAAAAAAGGTATCCTGTAAGATGAAAGATCTGCACTCTGTGTCCGTTTTGGATCAGCATACGTCTGTGGGGTAAAGACCTTTGTTTTGTACTTTGTTCTTTTTCAAGGCTTTGGGATTGCGCCAGAGCAGGGATGCGGCTGAAGCGGACTACAAAAAGTACAAGGCTTGCAAGAAGGCCGAAGAGAACACCTTCCAGATATCCAAAGATCCCTATAATGGCAAAGACGAAAAGGATAACGCTATAGTCTGCAAGGGGCATGCGGCTGCGTGTATCCACAATAAAATCAGAAATAAAGGAAATTCCCAGTAGCAGAAGAAACCCGCCTAAAAGACCTTTGGGAAAGACGGAAAGAATCTGTCCCCCAAAAAAGAGAGCGCATGTCAGCAGAAGGGCCGCAGTGATGCCGACAAGGCGGGTGTATGCTCCGGTTTTAAAACCCAGCATGGAAAGGCTGATGGAATTGTAACCAGCAGGAGCACCGGCAAAGGCTGCCAGTATATTACCGCTGCCGTTGACCACCAGTTCCCGGTTGATATCCAGGTCCTGCCGGGAAGCCAGTTCAATCCCATTGGAGTTAAGCAGAAGACCGATCATGGCAATGAAAGGAATAATGGCAAGGGTGGGCATTTGCCCTGCAATGGCAGACCAGTCAACCTTGTAGATGTCTGTGTAACTGAAGGCCGGCCAGAGGCTTGTGGTGGAAAAGTCAGCAAAAAAAAGGCCTTTTTCTCTGGCCATATCCATATGGATACCGGATATGGGTAAAAATGCGTGATAAAGAAAAAGTACCACCAGCATGGACCCCGGAAGGATCATGAAATGGGACCAGCGCTTCATGCAGAAAAAGAGAAGAAAAGCATACAAGGTACCCGGCACCCAGAGTATAATGTTTTCTTTGTCCAATAGAAAATGCAATGAATCCTTTGTTATGGAAATACCGGTCATGACTTCCAGGCTGCCATGGGTGAGAAGCCATCCGGTGCCTGCCAGAAAACCTGCCACAACCGGATAGGGCATGAAGCGCAGGAGTTCGGCAAAGCGCAGCTTTGCGGCCAGAATAAAGACAAGGCCCGTAGCCAGACTGGAGAGCATCAGTCCGGCTACTATGGTGATAAAAACCGTATCCGGGTCCGTCATTACCATGGAAGCGGCCATGCCTGCTGCGGCACCTGCGTAAATGGCCGTTGGCGCATCCTGAGGGAAGTTGATGCTGGATCTGAATCCACCGAAAAGTGTTGTGATACCAAGCAGAAGAACGGCACCCGTCAGGGTAAGTCCCATGGCCCGCTGGGCGTGTATCTGCAGCGGGCCTGCAAAGATCATGGCTGCAAATGAAACCTGAATAATCAGGCCCATGAGACCTATAATAAGACCTGCACTCAGGCCGGGAAAAGCCTTTGATGAAGACAGATCTGTGATCAGCTCCTGAAAAAGAGAGGGTAAGGGAGAATTCGGCAAGGTTGTATTCCGATTTTGATTGTTATTGTAAGTAACTGGCAACGTTACACTCAACCCCTGAGCCGTGTCAATTACTTGTTTTTCAGGCATATGCATGAAAGGAGGATCAATATTATGCTTCAGTTGTTTGAGGCGAAAAATATTGGAAAAAGACCTGAGCAGCAGGGGGAGTCTGGAAATGGGGCAGGATTTTTGTGTATGGTATGGAGGAGGGAAGGGGAAAACACCCCCGGATTTCCATCAGAAACCTGGATATACTAAGCGTAGCCGCCCTGTTCAGGGCGGAAAAAAACTCGTCCAGAAGCAGGAGCTTTCGTTTTCGCAGCAGGGCGCGGGCCAGTGCCACCCGCTGTTTCTCGTTGCCGGAGATTTCATGGGGACAGGGAGATACCAGCCCTTGAAGCGCGAAGTGATCCATGAGTTCCCGGCAACGGTGTTTTTTTTTTGCGTTATGGCCGCTTTTCCGTTGAACCATGAAATATCATAAA
Proteins encoded in this window:
- a CDS encoding DUF748 domain-containing protein, translating into MKRIIRNSLIVTASCMVLWFPGVFFGLSMVLTHMVPDRLSHFLGRIVSIEQIRVNPFTLSVTVRKFEIREKDGRDSFVSFDRFYVNAEILSLIQRGLILKAVELDKPEIYLTRFSDMTFNFSDILAGIQSAAPADAEVDKTGSEYPPSSFHFTVQDIRIVDGRIEYRDLPADKTHRFDPINWHLPLISNTEHHRDIFSEPALRFALDGAQIFVNVWTKPFKDTMETFVELGVSGLSLPMYASYLPEDQVSFMLEKGTLDLTGQVSFRMEENPVVEVQGDLILSDIHVMDKAGEDIFMLPRLELSLNPSPVLENRLHIDTLLIQSPGLFVQRREDGSISLNDLIPAPVDAADTSISEKMVAEDEKNKEISDESGFWVEVDNFILDDGRLQFMDFAVQAGGSNPTQFSVLTDIYPLQLEISPFTTVPDHASVFDFSAGLNGSAQLAIKGEVQLTPLSLASDLVLSDFALIWLQPYLPENIQLVIRDGMASAGASIAFAMEENSGFSLSLESDTAILAFSSEDALEGNSFLGWDALTVQGIRVDMHPLRVDVDEIAFKGMYASLAVLEDGGMNLDNIFIREEQEEDAAVKKEKADESGGPVFLRIGAFVMDDSDFRFTDRRVLPHYDTRLNLGNLRIAGLTSEDFRAADVHAKGLIDGYAPLKITGSMNPLSENLFVNLDFSLGNLEMVPFSPYTGKFIGRAIEKGKLHLDVKYHIENQRITADNHLLLDQFTLGRRVPGPDAMNLPVGLAISLLKDRHGKIEIDLPVSGRTDDPEFAWGKLVLRTLQNLIVRAAASPFSLVASLVGGGEEMQFIEFEPGTADLDETAHGKLLSIRTLLYERPGLRMEILGYADEKNDTRALAKQNLERRIRMRASAEGVISDKGDMNAETRHDYLKILYQDAMAARGDESPEASKDAELSVEEMEEVLLEGWDIRTADLYRLAMERAGAVRAYILDDERIDAQRVFFRESSQPLKTGDDFVRAGRVELGLQ
- a CDS encoding ATP-binding cassette domain-containing protein, encoding MVSPCPHEISGNEKQRVALARALLRKRKLLLLDEFFSALNRAATLSISRFLMEIRGCFPLPSSIPYTKILPHFQTPPAAQVFFQYFSPQTTEA
- a CDS encoding SulP family inorganic anion transporter; this translates as MPNSPLPSLFQELITDLSSSKAFPGLSAGLIIGLMGLIIQVSFAAMIFAGPLQIHAQRAMGLTLTGAVLLLGITTLFGGFRSSINFPQDAPTAIYAGAAAGMAASMVMTDPDTVFITIVAGLMLSSLATGLVFILAAKLRFAELLRFMPYPVVAGFLAGTGWLLTHGSLEVMTGISITKDSLHFLLDKENIILWVPGTLYAFLLFFCMKRWSHFMILPGSMLVVLFLYHAFLPISGIHMDMAREKGLFFADFSTTSLWPAFSYTDIYKVDWSAIAGQMPTLAIIPFIAMIGLLLNSNGIELASRQDLDINRELVVNGSGNILAAFAGAPAGYNSISLSMLGFKTGAYTRLVGITAALLLTCALFFGGQILSVFPKGLLGGFLLLLGISFISDFIVDTRSRMPLADYSVILFVFAIIGIFGYLEGVLFGLLASLVLFVVRFSRIPALAQSQSLEKEQSTKQRSLPHRRMLIQNGHRVQIFHLTGYLFFGSVSTLTTAIMKKTENQDTRFVLISFEGVTGFDISAINSFLRLFQKIDGSGIAVLFSGVSPRFKELILHGTDNKTEKNSKFFENRNKALEWSEDRILEEIEMNANLNNLYGDSIKESLFDAVADDLLAHLARQEKVEALMEKMNPFMDHKKFEARSVIFRSGYPVKSMVFVKEGLIREYEVTAEGKHTALRALEPGTFFAEFAAYDSWISPLSYVAETDAHLSFLTSTALRRMESSDPQTALHVHRMIIDELSRQTH